The following coding sequences lie in one Zingiber officinale cultivar Zhangliang chromosome 2B, Zo_v1.1, whole genome shotgun sequence genomic window:
- the LOC122047472 gene encoding uncharacterized protein LOC122047472, whose protein sequence is MLNNSRDGALPLASLNHISIVCRSVEASLDFYQNILGFLPIRRPGSFTFDGAWLFNYGIGIHLLRSEDPEKMPKKREINPKDNHISFQCESLALVEKKLKELEIPYIQCRVEECGIYVDQLFFHDPDGFMIEVCNCDNLPVVALSGEPIMACKRVASLISQQHQHQEAV, encoded by the exons ATGTTGAATAACAGTAGGGATGGAGCTCTGCCGCTGGCTTCCTTGAACCACATCTCCATCGTTTGCAGATCGGTGGAGGCGTCGCTCGATTTCTACCAAAACATACTCGGCTTCCTCCCCATCCGCCGCCCCGGCTCCTTCACCTTCGATGGCGCCTG GTTATTCAACTACGGAATCGGCATCCACTTGCTTCGGAGCGAGGACCCTGAGAAGATgcccaagaagagggagatcaatcCCAAGGATAACCACATCTCCTTCCAG TGCGAGAGCTTGGCGTTGGTGGAGAAGAAACTGAAGGAGCTGGAGATACCGTACATCCAGTGCCGCGTCGAGGAGTGCGGGATCTACGTGGACCAGCTCTTCTTCCACGACCCGGACGGCTTCATGATCGAGGTCTGCAACTGCGACAATCTGCCGGTGGTCGCCCTCTCCGGCGAACCCATCATGGCCTGCAAGCGAGTCGCCTCCCTCATTTCCCAGCAGCACCAACATCAAGAAGCCGTGTAG